Sequence from the Polypterus senegalus isolate Bchr_013 chromosome 3, ASM1683550v1, whole genome shotgun sequence genome:
TGACCCTAAAAATTATAAACCTACAGGGAAGTTCAGAGATAAGGGCATGATGATATGGAGCTGTTTATCTTCTCATTTTAGGACCTTCAAGGAGAGGACCAGTCCTAAACATAATACAAAGGAGACTCTCAGTTGGTTCCAAAGGAAGACAATAAAGGTGTTGGAAAGTGAATCTTACGTCAGTCATCAGCcgtaaacccaatagaacatatCTGGGAGCAACTGAAGATCACCAGCAAGCCCCTATGCAATCTTCAGGATTTAAACACTGTTTGGGTagaagaatgggctaaaattccacCTGAATGAGTCAGAGACTCGTTTCTTCATACAGAGTGTGCCTTGAAGCTTGAAAACTTCTCCAACAAGTTTAAAATACATTTCGGTTAGAAGGTTCAAGACATTCTTTCTGTGCCATTCCACTTTGTTGCACGGAACTCTTTTATGGGTTGGAATTTTACGATTTCCTTGGCCCCGTCATTTTTTCAAGTTCAAACCCATGTCTGGTTAAAATGTTGTGCACAGCAACATTGGAAATATGTTTAACTAACCGTGCCCCGTGGCTCTGCCCATctggtagtgaaacaggacagcaaggagggccctgcccggctccccactccttacGTCACACTTTCCCCTCCCCTTGCCCGCAACCTCTGTCTCGGATGagaccagcgtagggtctgacaatgggtccaagaatttcatcatgatacctaatggcagtcaagatgccgttgtctagcctgtagaggtctgtgagtcgctccatggatatgcctccaagatcatcactgacccaccaccaaaccagtcatgctaaacgatgttacaggcagcataatattctccacggcttctcctgaccctttcacgtctttcacatatactcagggtgaacctgctctcatctgtgaaaagcacaggacgccagtggtggacctgccaattctggtattctatggcaaatgccaattgagctcccctgtgctgtgcagtgagcacagggtgcagttgacatttgggccctcaggcaaccctcatgaagtctgtttctgattgtttggtcagagacattcacaccagtggcctgctggaggtcattttgtagggctctggcagtgctcatcctgttcctccttgcccaaaggagcagatactggtcctgctgatgggttatggaccttatatggccctctccagctctcctagagtaactgcttgtctcctagaatctcctccatgcccttgagactgtgcagggagacacagcaaaccttctggcaatgacacgtattgatgtgccatcctggagaagttggactacctgtgcaacctctgtagggtccaggtatcgcctcatgctaccagtagtgacactgactgtagccaaatacaaaactagtgaagaaacagtcagagaagatgaggaggggaaaatgtcagtggcctccacctgttaaaccattcctgttttgggggtcatctcattgttgcccctctagtgcatctgttgttagtttcattaacaccacagcagctgacactgattaacaaccccttctgctacttaactgaccagattaatatcccataagtttcattaaatttatgctatactctgatttaaaagtgttcctttaattcttttgagcagtatatatatatatatatatatatacactgtatatatataaaaccacctTAATGGAATGATGTGTCTGTGTCCATCTTGTTGCTAAGTCCCTGTCATTCCAAGAGACGGCGCATCACCAACATTAATGCTGCTTTACGAAGcctatactaaatggcatataggagagacacccatccatccatccatcgatccatccatcatccaacctgctatatcctaactacagggtcattgggggtcctgctggagccaatcccaaccaacacagggcacaaggcaggaaacaaaccctgggcagggtgccagcccaccaacaGTAGGAGAGACATATGAattgaatttttcattccaacagattgtacAGCACAAAAAATAACTGTAATGTATTTATTACTTcattcatttcaaaatacatttcaatagatggtgcactgcaaacgttaatgctgaggtctgcgttgattacttagatctaATTCTtgttgaaataaaatgcattgcaattttTCTTTCCAACAAATTGTTcaccacaaatatttgtagtaataaaaaacattgcatttttcattccaactgatggtgtgtcacaaacattagcactgattggacggacacacagatacacagacacatgcaCAGACAGTTTGCGTTTTATTAAACTGCATATGCACATTGTTTGTAGTATTTCCAGTGAtatatttccttttattatttttttcttagaaaGTGTTATATATAGtaatgtgaaaaagaaacaatgccCCATGGAAATGGTTGACATTTTTAGATCTCCATGGAATCAATGCcatagataaaggtgatatacttcAATAAAAATATGAGAAAATTGTGCCTTTTCAATCATTCATTCAAAACATTCAAGAGATATAGTGGTCTACTGGGAAAGAACTAAGTCCACCCTTGACATTGgctctgtgccactcacttttaaaatcgcttctgtaaccccaatgttaaaaaagtctggtcttgatgctgacaatcttaacaatttccggcctatttcccacttacctttcctctcaaaagctcttgagcgtgttgtagcttcccagctcaccaattacttaacgtctaataatttgatggaaacctttcagtctggtttcagggtgcagcacagttgtgaaactgctctgctacgggtaaccaatgatttgcttatggcagcagactctggacaaaccagcatattaattctgttagacctcagtgcagcatttgacactcagctcagacatgacattctactgtccagaatggagaacatgatgggtatctctggcactgccctccagtggttcaagtcctatctgactgataggcaagagtttgttagtcttggcaacagcagatccagctcagcgccagtcacacaaggactcaagaactctttaaaattaaattgcaacaaaactgaactcctgcaaattgggactaaaatgcaacttaataaaatgagctccttcccagtccatcttgacggtgatctcatcagacctgcctctactgcaaagaatcttggtgtcatttttgattcctccctttcttattccgcccacataaatcacattaagaaactttcttactttcacctccataacatatcccgtgttcgctccttcctctccgtttctaatgctgagaaacttgtccatgctttaatcacatcccgcatagattattgtaactcgctgttggcaggtgccccctctaatcttatatcacagctccagcttattcaaaactcggctgcaagagtccttactcgaaccagcagcagcagcagcgagcacatcacacccatcctgctccgtcttcactggctccctgtgtcttacagaatcaaatataaaatcctactaataacctacaaagccttaaataacctcgtgcCACACTACATCAGTgaacttctccatcactatgtgcctgctcgctcactaaggtcctctgattctggcaatcttgttataccccacactaatctacactccatgggtgacagcagggccttcagctgtatagcgcccagactctggaatgacctaccgaaatgaatcaggtcagctgactccatgaattatttaaaaaaacaactcaaaactcatctgttcaggaaggcttttagctctacttgacttcattccccttctctccgtttacctctctgtcaagatgctcatgtaacctgtgtgtgtgtgtgctagaccatcaattctgttgtctgttaggctttctctgaattcactgtcttaatcttctttatttatttatttggtttgtacaatgctatatactgtataccctgctgttctttcttatattctgtatgtggcttgagcatgggaaaggtgctatataaataaaatgtattattattattactgttaaggTGGTATTGCCCCATTTAGCAGAAATGACTTGTTGTAGGCATTGTGCATAACTGCCCATCAGTGTCTGGCATTGACCACCCCTCCATGCAAAAGTCCTTCAGCCGcaagatgtttgtgggttttctgTCATGTATTGCCCATTGCAAATCCCCCCACAACATTTCCAGGGGATTCAATTTAGGGCTCTGACTAGGCCAGTCCATACAGTAACTCTCCGTTTTGTCATTTtgagcccttccctgtagggcaGGCTAGTGTGCTTCGGATCATTATCATACTGAAAGGTCTATTTCCGGTTCAACTTCTTGGACAGATGACTTCTCATCCTTCTCAATCACACACAATTCATAGTTGAGTTGATGACGGTAAACTGTTCAGGCACTATGGCAGCAAAGCAACACCAAACCACAACATTTCCACCAACACGcctcacagttggtatgaggttcttctcctgaaatgctgtctttggtttgcaCCAAACAGGTCTACTGTTACTGTGGCCAAACAACtctatctttgattcatctgGCCAGAGCACATTGCTCCACCAGGCCTGGTCTTTACCTGTATGTTGAATAGCAAACTGTAgtcttgctctaatgttcttttttggtttttttttctggtacaCATCACGTGCAGGTCACATTTTtgcagtctctttctgattgtagatgagTGCACTTTGACATTAACTGTTGCAAGAGTTGTTGTTCTTGGAGACTTCTTTTAGTATCAAATGATCAGCTCTGAAACAGAATTTGCTGGGCCCTGGACAGATTAGCAGTCATTGGAAATCTACACCACTTGAAATTGATTTTCCTTACAGTGGATTGATTGATTTTAAGTAATTTGCCAATCGTCAGACTCCTAGGCATCCACAACTTTCTTTTTGAGAGCCTTATAGAGCTCTTTCAATCTGGGCATAACAACACCGCACACATCGGTAGCAAAGAGGACACAAGGCCTTCAATATCTGTGGTTTAAATAAGATGGGCTCCATCTGCATACACCTTAAGGAAGTTCTAATCATTGACACCTAACTGGAAAACCGGATTCTAATTTGATGGATATGAAGTTGCGATCAATGTAGGCctggacttactttttccacaaaacaaatctgtattttgTTCATTTACATAATAACAATGAATACACCATGTtaattttatgtgtcatttgttcaagtatTTCACCAATTCAAccatttccatggggtgtacttactttttcacattgacTGATTCATTGGTTGGTTCACTAATTTGTTGGTTTGTTGCTTGATTAATTGATTTGGTTGATTAAGAGTTTAATTGACCTATTGGTTTGTTGGTTGATCAATTTAAGTTTGATTTAGTTCAcaggtgtccaactccagtcctgaagggccgcattgactgcaggttttcattctaaccatcttcttcatcagtgacttgtttttgctgctaattaacttgttttgccttagttttaataaacttgactcagacccgttagttgtttctttttccttatttagcaaccaaacaataatgagacaaaaaacaagCCGCTGAatgaccagctcatctgtgcccatcacacaatatctgaaagtaaagaaaggtgatagtctcagtaaggttgatctctcaactcaccaaaacacgtTGActatgttcttagaaaaaacatggaaatgttttggaaatgtctgctgtgggaacaagccatgaaattaaataacggctttaattaacaccactaattggcttctcattaagaaaactggttggagtgaaattagttggagtttgacatcccagtttagctggtcatgtgttggctcgtttcatatctcatttctggttggctgtcatttaatgaagaaaggaataaattcaagGACTGAATCCTTGAAAACAGGGTTATtagaatgaagggaaaaggagttaattaggagtgaaaactggtcactgattaggaaaagggttagaaatgaaaacctgcagtcactgcggccctccaggcctggagttcgacacccctgatttaCTTGATTACTTGGATTGCTTGGGTGCTTCATTGATTGATTGGGTGGCTGATTAGCTTGTTGAGTGGTCGTTTGTTTGGTTGATTGTCCACTTGACTGATTTTCAGTTGGTTGGTTGATTGATTGGCTTGGTGTTTGGGTTGTTGGTTGATTCATTaaatgactgattgattgatttgttggTGGATTGATTGGCTGGTTGATTGATTGTCAGTTGGTTAGTGGATTCATTGATTGATTGGGTGTTTGGGTTGTTAGTGTATTAATTAAATGACTTACTAACTTGTTTAGTAActgttttattagtttattgaATGATTGGTTGTTTGATTGATTAATTGGCTGATTGGTGATGTTGTTGGTTGGTGGGTTGACTGGTTTGCTGATTGATTTGATCTCTACAAGTAATAATTTTGCCTAaattgctcaaatgttctaaattaaTACGTTCTAGAATTTTTTAGAGTCCATGAATTGATTCAAATTTCCCTTCATGGCTAATTGATAGTGCCCTTGTAAAGCAAGTGACCCATCAAGcttgatttttgtgtttatatttgaagTTGTTGCTTCACGTTTGCTCTCCATTTTTTGCCCTTAACGCCTTGATGACCTTCTCTTCTtctggacagatagatagaatgaatttAAACAAACTCAGAACAAAGAAAGTGGACGTGTCACAGAACTGCTCAGCCCTGGCTATTGACTCGATGACTCCTCTGTAAAAAGGAAGGTAAAAAGACTTTGAGCTCGCTGGAGCGCAGACCATATACAAGAGGGTTGATAATCTGAGCGAACGTAAAGATGCATATGTTAGATGTGTGAATGATGGGCTGCAGTGCAGGGCTAATTTGCACAGACATGAAAAGAACATAGAGAATTACTGGGAAGAGGTAGAGCATTAGCTGGACCATGTGGAAGGTCATGGTTCTCCTGGCGCGCAAGTTCAGTTGGCTGACCATTCTCGAGTGGATGGCTTCCTTTACTACCAGGTAATAGGAAGTGGAGATGATGAAGAATGCAGCAAAAAACTGAAAGCCAAAAAGAGCCAAGCGCCAAGAAGTTACAGAGGGTCTCAACTCCAGGGCTTCCAGATAGCACTGGTCAAGGAGCTGAAGGGTTACCACTGCGCCCGCCAGGCCAAtctgaataaaaaatgaaaccaatggGAGAAAGACAGGAGCCAGAAAAATAAAGAGCACCACCTGCACAAGGTTCCGCTCAGAGCAAATCCCATCATAAAACAGCGGCTGGCAGACAGCAAAGTAGCGATCTATGGACATGGCAGCCAAGCTAAAGAGTTCGGCCCCACCAGCAGAGTTGGACAGCAGCCAGAGGACGGCACAACCCAAAAAGCTAACCTGATGTTGAGATAGTTGGAGAGAAAAAATGATGCACTGAAACAAGAAATAGCCCGTTTGACTGATGGGGACACAGGCGAGTAGGGTGAAACGTGCTCGCTCTCGGATCTGGGGACTGCGCAAGTAGACGGGGAGGAAAAAGACACTGGTGGTCAAGGAAAAAATCGTTCCTAGTGCCATGACTGGAACTAGAATGACTTTTGAGGTGCCTTGAAGGAGGGAATCATTTCTTGCACTGGTGATATTTGGAAACCAGCTGGTTGGATCAGGAGTGCCATCATTGAGCAGGTTCACCCAGGTGGTGGGAATATTCCTATCGTCATTGTTAAAAAGGGAGATGGGAACACCCATGGACAAAGGAGATGAGTCCTTTGTCAGAGCCAtacacaagaacaagaaagtggCAAGTTTACAAGAAGAAACTCTTCACTGGGGTAACAGGTTCCAGTGCCTCGGGGGCTACAAAGAGTGTAGTGGTGGAGTGGTCAAGTTGCTAGATCCACCTGGTGAAGGAGATGGAAGAAAGGTAATAGGCCTCAAACCACTAGACACATCTGGAGGTCATGAGATAGTAGGCCTATATCTACAAGGCACATCGGGTGGGAAAGACAGTAGTGCCTAAGACCACTAGGCACATTTGTAGGTGGAGTGACTTTAGGCTTTTAACCACTGTAGACCTTGAGGTGGTGAAGTATTGGGCTTCAAACCACTAAACGCTTGCATAGATGGAGAAATGGTAGACATCAAACTGTAGACACATTTAGAGGTAGCGATACAGTAGGCTTCAAACCACTAGATATATTTTTAGGTGTAGGAGTGGTAAGCTTCAAAAGTTAGACACATTTGCAGGTGCAGAGTTGGTAGGGTGGTAACCACTAGACACATCTGGAGCTGGTGAAACAATAGGACTGAAACTACTAgacattactgtatatgttgagATGGTGGTCTTCAAAACTCAAAACAAACCTCAAGATGAAATGATAGGTCTTGCACTGTAGATACCTCTGGAAGTAGTGGGGCCATAGGCCTCAAACCACTTGACACATCCAGTAGTGAAGAGGTCTGTAACATCCAAACAAATGCGAAGCAGTAGGTGACAGGCCTCAAGCCACTAAATACAGATTGTAGGATTCAATCTGCTAATCACATCTGCAGGTGGAGAGACAGCAATTCTCAAACATTTAGATACATCTGTAGGTATTGGGTTAGTAGGCCTCAAATTGCTGGAAACAACTGATAGTTGAATGATGGTCGACCTCAAACCACTACACACTTCCGAGGCAGAGATCCTGTGAAGATAACAAATCAAGAAATGAACTGGCAATTGACAAACAGCTCTCTTGAAGGCATGTGTCACCAACTGAGTACAAATTCTGCCTCATGAATAACACCTGACACAGGTCTTTGGGTGATCAGCATTGAGATCAATTAGTAACAGAAAGGCCCTAAGGATCAGCCAGAAGGTATTTTCAAGGGCCCAGGCCaggttaacatttacatttatttgcttaccagacgcttttatccaactTAAAACAAGCTTAATGTAATTGAGTTAACATCAGTATGAGGGACAGTTtgagaacaagtgttacaggagaaGGACCACCAAaattgaagagctcagaacaaaaataCAAGCAAGTTACAGTTCCCAGGTTACAAAATCTAATCGCTAATATCAGGATCAAAAATTCACTGAACAAGAGAGACTCTAAAAcattgaggaagtcaggagtTTGAATAGAgttgggcagcttgttccaccaggcAGGAGTTACACATAAAAAGAGTGTGGACCGAGATTTGATACCAtgaagaggtggcatcaccagacaccattcatTGGCAGATTCGAGTGGTTGAGAAGAAGCATAAGACTTCacgagtgtctccatatatatataggtgctgacCAATTGACCCATCTGTAGGCATCAAGGATTTGTGCTTAATATGTGCCACTATAGGAAGCCAATGTAGAGATCTGAAAAGAGTAGTGACATGTGTCTGCCTCAGCTGGTTGAACTCCTGATGTGTTGctgtattttgaatcatctgcagggTCTTGGTGACACATACTGGTACACCTGCCAATAGAAAGTTGCAGTACTGCAGATATGACAAGagcaaagcctggaccaggagacCATACGCTATATCAGATATGATCTGATTCTCTGGATATTGTGTAGaatgaatctgcaagactgagagACCATAACAATATGGTCCTGCAGAGGTCTGCGGCTTGTAAGTACATAAATAACACTGGGGACTGGAGCAGGTGCAGGCGATCTGCATAAAAGACGTCTCGTCTCCAGGTTGATGTGAGGCAGTCAGCCAACCGTGCGTTGCCTTGTTGGCGCATAGCCGGTCTTAATGTCTCTTTGCCTTCCTGGGGCGGCAAGCAGGCAGTCACACCTGCAACCCTCCCCAGTGTATAAATGGGGAGCGCAAGACAGAAACAGATCAGAAAtaagaatgagaaagaaaaaagccATGAGACCAGCATCGGGTAGAGTGGTAGGATGTGCCAGACAGCGCGTTATCAATGTTCCCAAACAGAAGTAAAGGAATGATGTTTTAGGGGcagttcgccccactgaatatCTGTAGAGGAGTGGGTGTAAGCATGGTGCAGTCCTCTTCAGGGACCCTAGGCATGTCAGGGGAGCGAGAAGGAAGACTGCAGGACAGCTGACCCTGAGTCATATGGCCGACACCACTCAAGGCAACCACGCCTGCTGGTGTCTCCACCAACGatcaatgggtgagctggggataCAAAATGGGAGTTGCGCTGGGCTCTTCAGATGGAACAAGGACCCGATGACTGTGATGGCTTTATTCTTGTTTTAGGTTGTGGATTTTATTTGCATGTATGTTctccattttaatggattatttatatatTGGAGATTCGGCACTTTACTTCTccacactttgtttttgactgtttttaataaaagcactttt
This genomic interval carries:
- the LOC120526453 gene encoding olfactory receptor 4K13-like produces the protein MGVPISLFNNDDRNIPTTWVNLLNDGTPDPTSWFPNITSARNDSLLQGTSKVILVPVMALGTIFSLTTSVFFLPVYLRSPQIRERARFTLLACVPISQTGYFLFQCIIFSLQLSQHQVSFLGCAVLWLLSNSAGGAELFSLAAMSIDRYFAVCQPLFYDGICSERNLVQVVLFIFLAPVFLPLVSFFIQIGLAGAVVTLQLLDQCYLEALELRPSVTSWRLALFGFQFFAAFFIISTSYYLVVKEAIHSRMVSQLNLRARRTMTFHMVQLMLYLFPVILYVLFMSVQISPALQPIIHTSNICIFTFAQIINPLVYGLRSSELKVFLPSFLQRSHRVNSQG